One window of the Pseudomonas sp. S04 genome contains the following:
- a CDS encoding sigma-54-dependent Fis family transcriptional regulator, translating into MHSNHLSRHAQQVLTVTQGKNQLHGPGSDPSIARSWLRCLEDYHLDPALAIAPTVLEHGRVLESRERLQQVLQIAGGEMNSLHQQLSGAGHAVLLTDARGVILNCVTASTERKIFERAGLWLGADWSEACEGTNGIGTCLVERQALTIHQDEHFRGRHTGLTCSASPVFDPHGELLAVLDVSSARHDVSRQSQFHTMALVNLSAKMIESCYFLRHFDNQWLLRFHLQAESVGLFSEGLLAFDGEGRISAVNQSALNLLGHIRGGLVGKPVEAFFDCSLDQLMSRASVNASASWPLRTRDGRALFALLRGQPRSVPAPVAQAQRVAERPRLAGICLGDEGLQADFRKALRVFERDVPLLINGETGSGKEAFAKAVHQASQRADKAFVALNCAAIPESLIESELFGYRGGSFTGARKEGMRGKLQQADGGTLFLDEIGDMPLALQTRLLRVLEDRLVVPIGGEPQAVNVRIISATHRDLLERVQDGSFREDLYYRLNGLEVGLPPLRERSDKSQLLDFLLAEEAGGEAVLIDAPARQALLGFAWPGNVRQLRTVLRTLAALCEEGRIGVEDLPAMIRQARPASSSAPAPVEFPLDDAERLALLNALEQQRWHMTHAAEQLGVSRNTLYRKLRKHGITR; encoded by the coding sequence ATGCACAGCAACCATTTAAGTCGCCATGCCCAACAGGTCTTGACCGTGACCCAGGGCAAGAACCAGTTGCACGGTCCGGGCAGCGATCCGTCCATCGCCCGTTCCTGGCTGCGATGCCTGGAGGACTATCATCTCGATCCGGCATTGGCCATCGCGCCCACGGTGCTGGAGCATGGTCGGGTGCTGGAAAGTCGCGAGCGCCTGCAGCAGGTGCTGCAGATTGCCGGCGGAGAAATGAACAGCCTGCATCAGCAACTCAGCGGTGCCGGGCACGCGGTGCTGTTGACCGATGCCCGTGGGGTGATTCTCAACTGTGTCACGGCGTCCACCGAGCGCAAGATCTTCGAGCGCGCCGGCCTGTGGCTCGGCGCCGACTGGAGTGAGGCCTGCGAAGGCACCAACGGAATCGGCACCTGCCTGGTGGAGCGCCAGGCGCTGACCATCCACCAGGATGAACACTTTCGCGGCCGCCACACGGGCCTGACCTGTTCGGCCAGCCCGGTGTTCGACCCCCATGGCGAGCTGCTGGCGGTGCTCGACGTTTCCTCGGCGCGCCATGACGTTTCGCGCCAGAGCCAGTTCCACACCATGGCGCTGGTCAATCTCTCGGCGAAAATGATCGAGAGCTGCTACTTCCTGCGCCACTTCGACAACCAGTGGTTGCTGCGCTTTCACCTGCAGGCCGAGTCGGTCGGGTTGTTCAGCGAAGGGCTGCTGGCATTTGACGGGGAAGGGCGCATCAGTGCGGTCAACCAGAGCGCGTTGAACCTGCTGGGGCATATTCGCGGCGGCCTGGTGGGCAAGCCGGTGGAGGCCTTTTTCGACTGTTCGCTGGATCAACTGATGTCTCGCGCCAGCGTCAACGCCAGCGCCAGTTGGCCACTGCGCACCCGCGACGGCCGGGCCTTGTTTGCCCTGTTGCGCGGTCAGCCGCGCAGTGTGCCCGCCCCGGTTGCGCAGGCGCAGAGGGTTGCCGAGCGGCCGCGGTTGGCCGGTATTTGCCTGGGCGATGAAGGTTTGCAGGCGGATTTTCGCAAAGCCCTGCGGGTGTTCGAACGTGATGTGCCGCTGTTGATCAATGGCGAGACCGGTTCAGGCAAAGAGGCCTTTGCCAAGGCCGTGCACCAGGCCAGCCAGCGTGCCGACAAAGCCTTTGTCGCGCTCAATTGCGCGGCCATTCCTGAGAGCCTGATCGAGAGCGAGCTGTTCGGCTATCGCGGCGGCAGTTTCACCGGCGCACGCAAGGAAGGCATGCGCGGCAAGCTGCAGCAGGCCGATGGCGGGACTTTGTTCCTGGATGAAATCGGCGACATGCCCCTGGCCCTGCAAACCCGCTTGTTACGGGTACTTGAGGACCGGCTGGTGGTGCCGATTGGTGGCGAGCCGCAGGCGGTCAACGTGCGGATCATCAGCGCCACTCACCGTGACTTGCTGGAGCGGGTGCAGGATGGCAGCTTTCGCGAAGACCTGTATTACCGGCTCAATGGCCTGGAGGTAGGTTTGCCGCCCCTGCGTGAGCGCAGTGATAAATCCCAGTTGCTGGACTTTCTGTTGGCCGAAGAGGCGGGTGGCGAGGCGGTGTTGATTGATGCTCCGGCGCGCCAGGCGTTGCTCGGGTTTGCCTGGCCAGGCAACGTGCGGCAGTTGCGCACGGTGCTGCGGACCTTGGCAGCCTTGTGTGAAGAGGGGCGCATCGGTGTGGAGGACTTGCCGGCGATGATTCGCCAGGCTCGTCCGGCATCGAGCAGTGCACCGGCGCCGGTCGAGTTTCCACTCGACGATGCCGAGCGCCTGGCCTTGCTCAATGCCCTGGAACAACAGCGCTGGCACATGACCCATGCGGCCGAACAGTTGGGGGTCAGTCGCAATACCCTCTATAGAAAGCTGCGCAAGCACGGGATAACCCGTTAG
- the exaC gene encoding acetaldehyde dehydrogenase ExaC, which yields MRYAHPGTEGAIVSFKSKYGNYIGGEFVAPVKGQYFTNTSPVNGQPIAEFPRSTAEDIEKALDAAHAAADAWGKTSVQDRSLVLLKIADRIEQNLEVLAITESWDNGKAVRETLNADIPLAADHFRYYAGCIRAQEGSSAEINEHTAAYHFHEPLGVVGQIIPWNFPILMAAWKLAPALAAGNCVVLKPAEQTPLGISVLLELIGDLLPPGVLNVVQGFGKEAGEALATSKRIAKIAFTGSTPVGSHIMKCAAENIIPSTVELGGKSPNIFFADIMQAEESFIEKAAEGLVLAFFNQGEVCTCPSRALVQESIYDDFMKVVMKKVLQIKRGDPLDTDTMVGAQASEQQFDKILSYLEIAKGEGAELLTGGKVEKLEGNLATGYYIQPTLLKGTNKMRVFQEEIFGPVVSITTFKDEAEALAIANDTEFGLGAGLWTRDINRAYRMGRAIKAGRVWTNCYHLYPAHAAFGGYKKSGVGRETHKMMLDHYQQTKNLLVSYDINPLGFF from the coding sequence ATGCGTTACGCTCACCCCGGTACTGAAGGCGCTATCGTTTCGTTCAAAAGCAAATACGGTAACTACATCGGCGGCGAGTTCGTCGCGCCTGTCAAAGGCCAGTACTTCACCAACACCTCGCCGGTCAACGGCCAACCGATTGCCGAATTCCCCCGCTCCACGGCCGAAGACATCGAAAAAGCCCTGGACGCGGCCCACGCCGCGGCCGATGCCTGGGGCAAGACCTCGGTCCAGGACCGCTCCCTGGTGCTGTTGAAAATCGCCGATCGCATCGAGCAGAACCTCGAAGTGCTGGCAATCACCGAATCCTGGGACAACGGCAAGGCCGTGCGCGAAACCCTGAACGCCGACATCCCGCTGGCAGCGGATCACTTCCGCTACTACGCCGGCTGCATCCGCGCGCAGGAAGGCAGCTCTGCGGAAATCAACGAACACACCGCCGCCTATCACTTCCACGAACCGCTGGGCGTGGTCGGCCAGATCATCCCGTGGAACTTCCCGATCCTGATGGCTGCCTGGAAACTCGCGCCGGCCCTGGCTGCCGGTAACTGCGTGGTGCTCAAGCCGGCCGAACAAACGCCGCTGGGCATCAGCGTGCTGCTGGAACTGATCGGCGACCTGCTGCCACCGGGCGTGTTGAACGTGGTGCAAGGGTTCGGCAAAGAAGCCGGCGAGGCCCTGGCCACCAGCAAGCGCATCGCCAAGATCGCCTTCACCGGCTCGACCCCGGTCGGCTCGCACATCATGAAATGCGCCGCCGAAAACATCATTCCGTCGACCGTGGAACTGGGCGGCAAGTCGCCGAACATCTTCTTCGCCGACATCATGCAAGCCGAAGAATCGTTCATCGAAAAAGCCGCCGAAGGCCTGGTGCTGGCGTTCTTCAACCAGGGTGAAGTCTGCACCTGCCCGTCTCGCGCCCTGGTGCAAGAGTCGATCTACGACGATTTCATGAAAGTCGTGATGAAGAAGGTCCTGCAAATCAAGCGCGGCGACCCGCTCGACACCGACACCATGGTCGGCGCCCAGGCGTCCGAGCAGCAATTCGACAAAATTCTCTCCTACCTGGAAATCGCCAAGGGCGAAGGCGCCGAGCTGCTGACCGGTGGCAAGGTGGAAAAACTCGAGGGCAACCTGGCGACCGGCTATTACATCCAGCCGACCCTGCTCAAGGGCACCAACAAAATGCGCGTGTTCCAGGAAGAAATCTTCGGCCCAGTGGTGAGCATCACCACCTTCAAGGACGAAGCCGAAGCCCTGGCCATTGCCAACGACACCGAGTTCGGCCTCGGTGCCGGTCTCTGGACCCGCGACATCAACCGCGCCTACCGCATGGGCCGAGCGATCAAGGCCGGTCGCGTGTGGACCAACTGCTACCACCTGTACCCGGCGCACGCCGCGTTCGGTGGCTACAAGAAGTCCGGCGTCGGCCGTGAAACCCACAAGATGATGCTCGATCACTACCAACAGACCAAAAACCTGCTGGTGAGCTACGACATCAACCCGCTGGGCTTCTTCTGA
- the eutH gene encoding ethanolamine utilization protein EutH, translating into MDQIGNYVLYLIMFCAVLGAFAAIYNSDEGLGKEFMEGIHATGHIFVPAAGIMASIPYLTVVIEKAFGPFFSSLGADPALAATMIIASDMGGYHLASALAASKEALVMALITGFMGGATIVFSIPMGLAMLDKRDHKYMALGIMSGILTIPLGVLIASVILAFSNPLVRDLVSTNGEATYQLALGLGSIFANLLPILIFVVALALGLRFLPDLMIKGFIIFGRTLDAAIKLVLVFSIVEYFTGVFTLVFGSWGFHPIIADAEDQTRALETAGYIGIMLAGAFPMVYLLRKYLGKPLESLGSKIGLSAVGSAGMLATIANILAMFRLVRFMPPKDKVINIAFGVCAAFLLGDHLSFTANFQPTIILPVLIGKISAGFIAVGLAYWLSVPKALQLEAEDRAAGIIAKGEYLGLPLPETLHPDGTKATA; encoded by the coding sequence ATGGATCAGATCGGCAACTACGTGCTCTATCTCATCATGTTCTGCGCCGTACTCGGCGCCTTCGCGGCGATCTACAACAGCGATGAAGGACTTGGTAAAGAATTCATGGAAGGCATTCACGCCACCGGGCACATCTTCGTGCCGGCGGCGGGGATCATGGCGTCCATCCCCTACCTGACCGTGGTCATCGAAAAAGCCTTCGGGCCGTTCTTCAGCTCCCTGGGCGCTGACCCGGCACTGGCGGCGACCATGATCATCGCCTCGGACATGGGCGGTTATCACCTGGCCTCGGCCCTGGCGGCCAGTAAAGAAGCACTGGTCATGGCGCTGATCACCGGCTTCATGGGCGGCGCGACCATCGTGTTCTCCATTCCCATGGGCCTGGCGATGCTCGACAAGCGCGACCACAAGTACATGGCCCTGGGCATCATGTCGGGCATCCTGACTATCCCGCTGGGCGTGCTGATTGCCAGTGTCATCCTCGCGTTCAGCAACCCGCTGGTGCGCGACCTGGTGTCGACCAACGGCGAAGCCACCTATCAATTGGCCCTGGGCCTGGGCAGCATCTTCGCCAACCTGCTGCCGATCCTGATCTTCGTCGTGGCCCTGGCCCTGGGCCTGCGTTTTCTGCCCGACCTGATGATCAAGGGCTTCATCATCTTCGGGCGCACCCTGGACGCCGCGATCAAGCTGGTCCTGGTGTTCTCCATCGTCGAGTACTTCACCGGCGTATTCACCCTGGTGTTCGGCAGTTGGGGGTTCCACCCGATCATCGCCGACGCTGAAGACCAGACCCGCGCCCTGGAAACCGCTGGCTACATCGGCATCATGCTGGCCGGTGCCTTCCCGATGGTCTATCTGCTGCGCAAGTACCTGGGCAAGCCGCTGGAAAGCCTGGGCAGCAAGATCGGCCTGAGCGCCGTTGGCAGTGCCGGCATGCTGGCGACCATCGCCAACATCCTGGCCATGTTCCGCCTGGTGCGTTTCATGCCGCCAAAGGACAAAGTGATCAACATTGCCTTTGGCGTGTGCGCGGCCTTCCTGCTGGGCGACCACCTGTCCTTCACTGCCAACTTCCAGCCCACCATTATTCTTCCGGTGCTGATTGGCAAGATAAGTGCAGGTTTCATTGCCGTGGGCTTGGCGTATTGGCTGTCGGTACCCAAGGCCTTGCAACTGGAAGCCGAGGACCGCGCCGCCGGGATCATTGCCAAGGGCGAATACCTGGGACTGCCGCTGCCGGAAACCCTGCACCCCGATGGCACCAAGGCAACGGCCTGA
- a CDS encoding ethanolamine ammonia-lyase subunit EutB: MASFSHSVGAQTYRFDDLKDVMAKASPARSGDFLAGVAAQNDGERVAAQMALADIPLKHFLQEALIPYETDEVTRLIIDTHDANAFATVSHLTVGGFRDWLLSDAADEHSLRALAPGLTPEMAAAVSKIMRVQDLVLVAQKIRVVTRFRGTLGLRGRLSTRLQPNHPTDEPAGIAASILDGLLYGNGDAMIGINPATDSIASICAMLEMLDAVIQRYEIPTQACVLTHVTTSIEAINRGVPLDLVFQSIAGTEAANASFGISLSVLQEGYDAGLSLNRGTLGQNLMYFETGQGSALSANAHFGLDQQTCETRAYAVARHFKPFLVNTVVGFIGPEYLYNGKQIIRAGLEDHFCGKLLGVPMGCDICYTNHAEADQDDMDTLLTLLGVAGINFIMGIPGSDDIMLNYQTTSFHDALYARQTLGLKPAPEFEAWLANMGIFTQGDGKVRFGNNLPPAFRQALAQLG, from the coding sequence ATGGCAAGTTTTTCCCATAGCGTGGGCGCCCAGACCTACCGCTTCGACGACCTCAAGGACGTCATGGCCAAAGCCAGCCCGGCACGCTCCGGAGACTTCCTGGCCGGTGTCGCCGCGCAGAACGACGGTGAGCGGGTAGCGGCGCAAATGGCCCTGGCGGATATCCCGCTCAAGCACTTTCTGCAAGAAGCGCTGATCCCCTACGAGACCGATGAAGTCACCCGGTTGATCATCGACACCCACGACGCCAACGCCTTTGCCACCGTCAGCCACCTGACCGTCGGCGGCTTTCGCGACTGGCTGCTCAGCGACGCCGCCGACGAACACAGTCTGCGTGCGCTGGCCCCCGGCCTGACGCCAGAAATGGCCGCGGCCGTGTCGAAAATCATGCGCGTGCAAGACCTGGTGCTGGTGGCGCAGAAAATTCGCGTAGTCACCCGCTTTCGCGGGACCCTGGGCCTACGCGGTCGCTTGTCGACCCGGCTGCAACCCAACCACCCCACCGACGAGCCGGCCGGTATCGCGGCGAGCATTCTCGACGGCCTGCTGTACGGCAATGGCGACGCGATGATCGGCATCAACCCGGCCACGGACAGCATCGCCTCGATCTGCGCCATGCTGGAAATGCTCGACGCGGTGATCCAGCGCTACGAAATACCGACCCAGGCCTGCGTCCTGACCCACGTCACCACCTCCATCGAGGCGATCAACCGTGGCGTGCCCCTGGACCTGGTGTTCCAGTCGATTGCCGGCACCGAAGCCGCCAATGCCAGCTTTGGCATTAGCCTGAGCGTGCTCCAGGAAGGCTACGACGCCGGACTGAGCCTCAACCGCGGCACGCTGGGGCAAAACCTGATGTATTTCGAGACCGGCCAGGGCAGCGCGCTGTCGGCCAACGCCCACTTCGGCCTCGACCAGCAAACCTGCGAGACCCGGGCCTATGCCGTGGCACGGCATTTCAAGCCATTCCTGGTCAACACCGTGGTCGGTTTCATCGGCCCGGAGTACCTGTACAACGGCAAGCAGATCATCCGCGCCGGCCTGGAAGACCACTTCTGCGGCAAGTTGCTCGGCGTGCCCATGGGCTGCGACATCTGCTACACCAACCACGCCGAAGCCGACCAGGACGACATGGACACCCTGCTGACCCTGCTGGGCGTGGCCGGGATCAACTTCATCATGGGCATCCCCGGCTCCGACGACATCATGCTCAACTACCAGACCACCTCATTCCATGACGCCCTCTACGCGCGCCAGACCCTGGGCCTGAAACCGGCCCCGGAATTCGAGGCATGGTTGGCGAACATGGGTATTTTCACGCAGGGTGACGGCAAGGTCCGGTTCGGCAACAACCTGCCGCCGGCCTTCCGCCAGGCCCTGGCGCAACTGGGATGA
- the eutC gene encoding ethanolamine ammonia-lyase subunit EutC codes for MEQPPIDPQNPWLELRRLTPARIALGRSGTSMPTGAQLDFQYAHAQARDAVHLPFDHAGLSTQLATAGRASLLLHSAASDRHSYLQRPDLGRKLSEHSAQTLREYAEAHPGGVDLAVVVADGLSALAVHRHTLPFLARMEEQTEAEGWSLSPVILVEQGRVAVADEIGQLLGAKMVVILIGERPGLSSPDSLGLYFTYNPKVGLTDAYRNCISNVRLEGLSYGMAAHRLLYLMREACRRQLSGVNLKDEAQLQTIESENDAQTSSNFLLGPQKP; via the coding sequence ATGGAACAACCACCGATCGACCCGCAGAACCCCTGGCTGGAACTGCGCCGCCTGACCCCCGCGCGCATCGCCCTGGGCCGCTCCGGCACCAGCATGCCGACCGGTGCCCAACTGGATTTCCAGTACGCCCACGCCCAGGCCCGTGACGCCGTGCACCTGCCCTTCGATCACGCCGGGCTGAGCACGCAGTTGGCCACAGCCGGACGCGCCAGCCTGCTGCTGCACAGCGCCGCCAGCGATCGGCATAGCTACCTGCAGCGCCCGGACCTGGGGCGCAAACTCTCCGAGCACTCGGCGCAAACCCTGCGTGAATATGCCGAGGCCCACCCAGGCGGGGTCGACCTGGCCGTGGTGGTGGCAGACGGCCTGTCGGCACTGGCGGTACATCGGCACACCCTGCCCTTCCTGGCGCGCATGGAAGAACAGACCGAGGCCGAGGGTTGGTCCCTGTCGCCGGTGATTCTGGTGGAACAAGGTCGGGTCGCCGTGGCCGACGAAATCGGCCAGTTGCTGGGAGCCAAAATGGTGGTGATCCTGATCGGCGAACGCCCCGGCCTCAGCTCGCCCGACAGCCTCGGCCTGTATTTCACCTACAACCCCAAGGTCGGCCTGACGGACGCCTACCGCAACTGCATCTCCAATGTCCGCCTCGAGGGTCTGAGCTACGGCATGGCCGCCCACCGCCTGCTGTACCTGATGCGCGAGGCCTGTCGCCGGCAGCTATCGGGCGTCAACCTGAAAGATGAGGCGCAACTGCAGACTATCGAGTCAGAAAACGACGCACAAACCAGCTCCAATTTCCTGCTCGGTCCGCAGAAACCCTGA
- a CDS encoding GNAT family N-acetyltransferase, whose amino-acid sequence MRIIQATLEHLDLLTPLFVKYREFYGSLPYPDSSRAFLEKRLRRKESVIYLALPDDDDGRLLGFCQLYPSFSSLSLKRVWILNDIYVAEDARRQLVADNLMRTAKKMAKETQAVRMRVSTSSDNLVAQKTYESMGFREDSEFKNYILPISDEL is encoded by the coding sequence ATGCGGATTATTCAAGCTACTCTCGAGCACCTGGACCTGCTGACGCCTCTGTTCGTCAAGTACCGCGAGTTTTACGGCTCGCTGCCTTATCCGGATTCCTCCCGCGCGTTCCTGGAAAAACGCCTGCGCCGCAAGGAGTCGGTGATTTACCTGGCCTTGCCAGATGACGACGATGGCCGACTGCTGGGCTTTTGCCAGCTGTACCCGAGCTTCTCGTCCCTGTCGCTCAAGCGGGTATGGATCCTCAACGACATCTACGTCGCCGAAGACGCCCGCCGCCAACTGGTCGCCGACAACCTGATGCGCACCGCGAAAAAAATGGCCAAGGAAACCCAGGCCGTGCGCATGCGCGTGTCCACCAGCAGCGACAACCTGGTGGCGCAAAAAACCTACGAGTCCATGGGCTTTCGTGAAGACAGCGAGTTCAAGAACTACATTTTGCCGATCAGCGACGAACTCTGA
- a CDS encoding DedA family protein gives MDFNPIDLVLHLDVYLDMLVTNYGPWIYAILFLVIFCETGLVVMPFLPGDSLLFIAGAVAAGGGMDPVLLGGLLMLAAILGDSTNYVVGRTAGEKLFSNPNSKIFRRDYLQQTHDFYEKHGGKTVTLARFLPIIRTFAPFVAGVAKMPYPRFFAFSVFGTILWVGGLVTLGYFFGNVPFIKKNLSLLVVGIILLSLVPMIIGLVRSRFGGSSSKAQSR, from the coding sequence ATGGATTTCAACCCGATCGACCTTGTCCTGCATCTCGATGTGTACCTCGATATGCTGGTCACCAACTACGGGCCATGGATCTACGCCATTCTTTTCCTGGTGATCTTCTGCGAGACCGGCCTGGTGGTCATGCCCTTCCTGCCGGGCGACTCGCTGCTGTTCATCGCCGGTGCCGTCGCCGCCGGTGGCGGCATGGACCCGGTGCTGCTGGGCGGGTTGCTGATGCTGGCGGCGATACTCGGAGACAGTACCAACTATGTGGTCGGTCGAACGGCCGGGGAAAAACTGTTCAGTAATCCCAACTCGAAAATCTTCCGCCGCGACTACCTGCAACAAACCCACGACTTCTATGAAAAGCACGGCGGCAAGACCGTGACGCTGGCGCGCTTCCTGCCGATCATCCGGACCTTTGCGCCCTTCGTCGCCGGTGTCGCCAAGATGCCCTATCCGCGTTTTTTCGCCTTCAGTGTGTTCGGCACCATCCTCTGGGTCGGCGGCCTGGTGACCCTGGGTTACTTCTTCGGCAACGTGCCCTTCATCAAGAAGAACCTGTCGCTGCTGGTGGTAGGCATCATCCTGTTGTCGCTGGTGCCGATGATCATTGGCCTGGTCCGCAGCCGCTTCGGTGGCTCGAGCTCCAAAGCCCAGTCGCGCTGA
- a CDS encoding zinc-dependent peptidase produces MGLLSTWRRQRTLAKHPVADETWQRVRQHLSFLDGLSEAEDQWLRESAVLFLQDKHLTCLPGVELHQEQRLLLAAQAQLPLLHLGDLNWYQGFHEIVLYPDDFLSPQRHRDASGVEHEWDGEHSGEAWQQGPIILAWPGVMASGGWEGYNLVIHELAHKLDMLNGDANGLPPLHSDMRVSDWAQVMQHAYDDLNRQLDHNPDADTPIDPYAAENPAEFFAVTSEYFFSAPDLLHGSYPQVYQQLQLFYRQDPLARLAHLQAEHPAYQPHD; encoded by the coding sequence ATGGGCCTGCTCAGCACCTGGCGTCGCCAACGCACCCTGGCCAAGCACCCCGTTGCCGATGAAACCTGGCAGCGGGTCCGTCAGCACCTGAGTTTTCTCGACGGCCTGAGCGAGGCCGAGGACCAATGGCTACGCGAGTCGGCCGTGCTGTTCCTGCAGGACAAACACCTGACCTGCCTGCCCGGTGTCGAACTGCACCAGGAACAACGCCTGCTGCTCGCCGCCCAGGCCCAGTTGCCGCTGCTGCACCTGGGCGATCTGAACTGGTACCAGGGTTTCCATGAGATCGTGCTGTACCCCGACGACTTCCTCAGCCCGCAGCGCCATCGCGATGCCAGTGGCGTGGAGCATGAGTGGGACGGCGAACACAGCGGTGAAGCCTGGCAGCAAGGGCCGATCATCCTGGCCTGGCCGGGAGTGATGGCCAGTGGTGGCTGGGAAGGTTACAACCTGGTGATCCACGAACTGGCGCACAAGCTCGACATGCTCAACGGTGACGCCAACGGCCTGCCGCCGCTGCACAGTGACATGCGGGTCTCGGACTGGGCACAGGTGATGCAACACGCCTACGACGACCTCAACCGCCAGCTCGACCACAACCCCGATGCCGACACGCCGATCGACCCCTACGCCGCGGAAAACCCTGCCGAGTTCTTCGCCGTCACCAGCGAATACTTCTTCAGCGCCCCGGATTTGCTGCACGGCAGTTATCCACAGGTCTATCAGCAACTGCAGCTGTTCTACCGCCAGGATCCCCTGGCAAGGCTTGCGCATTTGCAAGCCGAACATCCGGCGTATCAGCCACACGACTAA
- the ppa gene encoding inorganic diphosphatase — translation MSYSKIPAGKDLPNDIYVAIEIPANHAPIKYEIDKDSDCLFVDRFMATPMFYPANYGFIPNTLADDGDPLDVLVVTPYPVAPGSVIRARPVGILHMTDDGGGDAKVIAVPHDKLSQLYVDIKEYTDLPALLLEQIKHFFENYKDLEKGKWVKIDGWGDAEAARAEIMKSVAAYKG, via the coding sequence ATGAGCTACAGCAAGATTCCGGCTGGCAAAGACCTGCCGAACGACATCTACGTCGCGATCGAGATCCCGGCTAACCACGCGCCGATCAAATACGAAATCGACAAAGACAGCGATTGCCTGTTCGTTGACCGTTTCATGGCCACCCCAATGTTCTACCCGGCCAACTACGGTTTCATCCCCAACACCCTGGCTGACGATGGCGACCCCCTCGACGTGCTGGTTGTAACCCCTTACCCGGTTGCTCCAGGCTCGGTCATCCGCGCACGTCCAGTTGGCATCCTGCACATGACCGACGACGGCGGCGGCGATGCCAAAGTTATCGCGGTGCCACACGACAAGCTGTCCCAGCTGTATGTCGACATCAAGGAATACACCGACCTGCCAGCCCTGCTGCTGGAACAGATCAAGCACTTCTTCGAGAACTACAAGGATCTCGAAAAAGGCAAATGGGTGAAGATCGACGGTTGGGGCGACGCCGAAGCTGCGCGCGCTGAAATCATGAAGTCGGTTGCCGCCTACAAAGGCTGA
- a CDS encoding XRE family transcriptional regulator produces MKKHKCGPRFKALLKEVKITPSEFATFCNVEPQHINNWYIRGVPYPRVEEIARLLSVNSQWLINGEGPKHPVIGHAPEPTIPLLDTRESREQYQVSVDSPDIELPLYKELPKALGSSDTHVVAIPGEAVRLPRHYLENLEVKPIHAICVPMVGDSMSERIEDGSTLAIDRSLTQIIDGQIYALQHAGMLRIKYLHRLPGGALRLRSHNSSGYPDEIFSAEQIKKQDIDVLGWVFWWSTLNKQRPPVPFA; encoded by the coding sequence ATGAAAAAACACAAATGCGGCCCACGCTTCAAGGCACTCCTCAAGGAGGTGAAAATCACCCCCTCGGAGTTTGCTACCTTCTGCAACGTCGAGCCCCAGCACATCAACAACTGGTACATCCGCGGCGTGCCCTACCCCCGCGTTGAAGAAATCGCCCGCCTGCTGAGCGTCAACAGCCAATGGCTGATCAACGGCGAAGGCCCCAAGCATCCCGTCATCGGCCATGCTCCCGAGCCGACTATCCCCCTTCTGGACACCCGGGAGTCCCGCGAGCAATACCAGGTCAGTGTCGACTCCCCAGACATCGAACTCCCGCTCTACAAAGAACTGCCCAAAGCCCTCGGCTCCAGCGACACCCATGTCGTCGCAATCCCCGGCGAAGCCGTTCGCCTGCCCCGCCACTACCTGGAGAACCTGGAAGTCAAACCCATCCATGCCATCTGCGTGCCCATGGTCGGCGACAGCATGTCGGAGAGAATCGAAGACGGCTCGACCCTGGCCATCGACCGCAGCCTGACCCAGATCATCGACGGCCAGATCTACGCCCTCCAGCACGCCGGCATGCTGCGCATCAAATACCTGCACCGCCTCCCCGGCGGCGCCCTGCGCTTGCGCAGCCACAACAGCAGTGGCTATCCGGACGAAATCTTCAGCGCCGAACAAATCAAAAAACAGGATATCGACGTCCTCGGCTGGGTGTTCTGGTGGTCCACCCTCAACAAACAGCGCCCGCCAGTACCCTTTGCATGA